In one Gemmatimonadota bacterium genomic region, the following are encoded:
- a CDS encoding SprT-like domain-containing protein: MSGRLKLERLRQLWMQCELFSAAVVEEPRMEIARPAPPRPDVVRIHRKRRSSGSRADDAAMISALQIEHAGYNAALFDAKLGRVKIRLSRRMKNRLGHYMVAGGGQPAEIAMSLRHIERDSWDDVLHTLVHEMVHQWQDENGMALDHGQAFREKAIEVGISARATRPAGGGAQPRLAARAGKRSKH; encoded by the coding sequence TTGAGCGGCAGGCTCAAGCTGGAGCGGTTGCGGCAGTTGTGGATGCAGTGCGAGCTGTTCAGTGCGGCCGTGGTGGAGGAGCCGCGAATGGAAATCGCGCGCCCTGCGCCGCCGCGTCCGGACGTCGTGCGGATCCATCGCAAGCGACGGTCGAGCGGATCGCGCGCGGATGACGCCGCAATGATCAGCGCGCTTCAGATCGAGCACGCGGGGTACAATGCTGCGCTGTTCGATGCGAAGCTCGGCCGGGTGAAGATCCGTCTATCGCGACGGATGAAGAACCGGCTGGGCCACTATATGGTTGCGGGCGGAGGGCAGCCGGCCGAGATCGCGATGTCGCTGCGCCACATCGAGCGGGATTCGTGGGACGACGTGCTGCACACGCTGGTGCACGAGATGGTGCACCAGTGGCAGGATGAGAACGGCATGGCGCTGGATCACGGTCAGGCGTTCCGCGAGAAGGCGATCGAAGTCGGCATCAGCGCGAGGGCGACTCGTCCGGCGGGTGGAGGAGCACAGCCGCGGCTGGCGGCGCGAGCAGGGAAGCGGAGCAAGCACTAG
- a CDS encoding sugar phosphate nucleotidyltransferase — translation MKVIIPLAGKGTRLRPHTYVTPKPMLRVAGKPVMQYVLDDVKTLPNVEQIIYITGHLKEKVEEFARTSTDIPSAFIDQKVQDGTAGAVALARDYVDQPVLIIFVDTIFDADLSIIESSDADGIIWTKEVEDYQRFGVVVTDESGFMTKIVEKPTTPISKRANIGLYYIRNWQLLYEGIAHVLTQPAHNGEWYLTDAFQYMIDHGAKIRVVDVAGWYDAGKIDTLLATNRAMLERGRARSPQSVENSTILDPVYVETGVTIRNSIVGPNVSIGEGTTVDGSTLSDTIIETYASIKRSTLTNSLVGHHTVVDGVSGEITIGDHSEVRVSPRGGHN, via the coding sequence GTGAAAGTTATCATCCCGCTTGCGGGGAAGGGAACGCGGCTTCGTCCGCATACGTATGTGACGCCCAAGCCGATGCTGCGCGTCGCGGGCAAGCCGGTGATGCAATACGTGCTCGACGACGTGAAGACACTGCCGAACGTCGAGCAGATCATCTACATCACGGGACATCTCAAGGAAAAGGTCGAGGAGTTCGCGCGCACATCGACCGACATTCCGTCAGCGTTCATCGACCAGAAGGTGCAGGACGGCACCGCCGGCGCGGTTGCGCTCGCGCGCGATTACGTGGACCAGCCGGTGCTGATCATCTTTGTCGACACGATCTTCGATGCCGATCTCTCGATCATCGAGTCGTCCGACGCCGATGGAATAATCTGGACGAAGGAAGTCGAGGATTATCAGCGATTTGGTGTGGTGGTGACGGACGAGTCCGGCTTCATGACGAAGATCGTCGAGAAGCCGACGACGCCGATCTCAAAGCGCGCCAACATCGGGCTCTACTACATCAGGAACTGGCAGCTGCTGTATGAGGGGATCGCGCACGTGCTCACGCAACCGGCACACAACGGCGAGTGGTATCTCACCGACGCGTTCCAGTACATGATCGATCACGGCGCCAAGATACGTGTGGTCGATGTTGCAGGCTGGTACGACGCCGGGAAGATCGACACGCTGCTCGCGACCAACCGTGCGATGCTGGAGAGGGGACGCGCGCGGTCGCCGCAATCGGTCGAGAACTCGACCATCCTGGATCCTGTGTATGTCGAAACCGGCGTCACGATTCGCAATTCGATCGTGGGACCGAACGTATCGATCGGCGAGGGAACGACGGTTGACGGCTCGACGCTTTCCGATACGATCATCGAGACGTACGCCAGCATAAAAAGGTCGACGCTCACGAATTCGCTGGTGGGCCATCACACCGTCGTCGATGGCGTCTCCGGAGAGATCACGATCGGTGATCACTCGGAGGTCAGGGTGAGTCCGCGCGGCGGCCATAACTAG
- a CDS encoding prolyl oligopeptidase family serine peptidase, translating into MRNSARSLFTLAFAIPAALASQAPTSAPASSPATQFDFSIRNIMRGPELYGTPPTDVNWSTDSRWIYFNWVAPGSSWRTQPATYRVRAVDGASPEKLTLAQRDSAGPYTAHAVVSADRHYGAIEFGGDIYLMDYRTHTMRRLTHTPARESNPILSTDSKRMYFVRDGNAFSIDLPSGLTTQLTDLRTGTAPKDTTAPTTPQRKRLAQQQRDLFNVIREQTADDSIAKAERRRVDSLRNPEPVYVGSDRSIQSLTVAPDGRGVLVMLRTPAKSRPVEIPYWVTESGYTEPRKGRTVVGDGQTRVEMMYLSLPSAKLTRLRLFANDSLASFVVVNGWNANGTDVLLSAFRPDNKQRVRYTLSSTDTTLHAVETLDDTAWVGGPCSACAGWYDGGRRVWYVSEATGYAHLYTAAAHGGDVHQLTAGKWEVRDVSLSPDGSTFDLITNDPSPFDEHLFSLPVTGGTLTRITTTPGRHAAVVSPDRKLVADVYSYVNRPPDLYLMSNRANAPEHQLTVSPAAEFLSQKWFAPPIVMVPASDGASVPAHVYRPEDFGVKPNGAAVIFVHGAGYLHNVGNFWSEYPREYLFNMFLARHGYVVMDADYRASDGYGRDWRTAIYRHMGGRDLQDEVDVSRYITATYGIPAKRIGIYGGSYGGFMTLMALFTAPDYFGAGAGLRSVTDWAHYNNGYTSAILNLPQNDTLAYRQSSPIYFAEGLRAPLLMAHGMVDTNVNYEDIVRLTQRLIELGKTDWELASYPVESHSFLRPDSWTDEYTRIFKLFERTIAQPSTSTVH; encoded by the coding sequence ATGCGCAACTCCGCCCGATCGCTCTTCACCCTCGCATTCGCGATTCCCGCCGCACTCGCAAGCCAGGCGCCCACATCGGCTCCCGCATCATCCCCGGCCACCCAGTTCGACTTTTCGATCAGGAACATCATGCGCGGGCCGGAGCTTTACGGCACGCCACCAACCGATGTCAACTGGTCAACCGACAGTCGCTGGATCTATTTCAACTGGGTCGCGCCAGGTAGCAGTTGGCGCACTCAGCCCGCCACATACCGCGTCCGCGCTGTCGATGGTGCCAGCCCCGAGAAACTCACGCTGGCACAGCGTGACTCTGCGGGACCGTACACCGCGCACGCAGTCGTATCCGCTGATCGACACTACGGCGCAATAGAGTTCGGCGGCGATATCTATCTCATGGACTACCGCACTCACACTATGCGGCGACTGACACATACGCCGGCGCGCGAATCCAATCCGATCCTGAGCACTGATTCCAAGCGCATGTACTTCGTACGCGATGGCAACGCATTCTCGATCGATCTCCCCTCAGGTCTCACGACGCAACTGACCGATCTCAGAACCGGCACCGCGCCCAAAGATACCACGGCACCGACGACGCCACAGCGCAAACGGCTCGCACAGCAACAGCGTGACTTGTTCAACGTGATTCGCGAACAGACCGCGGACGACAGTATTGCAAAGGCCGAGCGGCGCCGCGTCGATTCGTTGAGAAACCCGGAGCCAGTGTACGTCGGAAGCGATCGCTCGATCCAGTCGCTGACCGTGGCACCCGACGGACGTGGCGTGCTGGTAATGCTGCGTACGCCCGCCAAGAGTAGGCCTGTCGAAATTCCCTACTGGGTTACGGAGAGCGGGTATACGGAGCCACGCAAGGGACGCACCGTCGTCGGCGACGGCCAGACGCGCGTCGAGATGATGTATCTCTCGCTGCCCAGCGCAAAGCTCACCAGGCTGCGTCTCTTCGCCAATGATTCGCTCGCGAGTTTCGTTGTCGTCAACGGGTGGAATGCGAACGGAACCGACGTGCTGTTATCGGCATTCAGACCCGACAACAAGCAACGCGTTCGCTATACCCTCTCATCCACGGATACGACCTTGCACGCAGTCGAGACTCTGGACGACACCGCCTGGGTGGGCGGTCCGTGCAGTGCGTGCGCCGGCTGGTACGACGGCGGCCGTCGTGTCTGGTACGTCTCCGAAGCGACTGGCTACGCACACCTGTACACAGCCGCCGCACACGGCGGCGATGTGCATCAGCTCACCGCCGGCAAGTGGGAAGTCCGCGACGTCTCGCTGTCACCCGACGGCAGCACGTTCGATCTCATCACAAACGATCCATCACCATTCGACGAGCACCTCTTTTCCCTTCCTGTAACCGGCGGCACGCTCACACGCATAACGACGACACCGGGACGCCACGCGGCCGTAGTGTCGCCGGATCGCAAACTGGTCGCCGACGTTTACTCGTACGTGAATCGTCCGCCCGACCTGTATCTGATGTCGAACAGGGCCAACGCACCAGAGCATCAGCTGACCGTCTCGCCCGCCGCCGAATTTCTCTCGCAGAAGTGGTTCGCACCACCTATCGTGATGGTTCCTGCATCCGACGGAGCCAGCGTACCAGCGCACGTGTACCGACCGGAAGATTTTGGCGTGAAACCCAATGGCGCAGCGGTGATATTCGTGCACGGTGCGGGTTACCTCCACAACGTCGGTAACTTCTGGTCGGAATACCCGCGCGAATATCTGTTCAACATGTTCCTCGCGCGCCACGGCTACGTTGTGATGGACGCCGACTATCGCGCGTCGGACGGCTATGGTCGCGACTGGCGCACCGCGATCTACCGACACATGGGCGGCCGCGATCTTCAGGATGAAGTCGACGTCTCCAGGTACATCACCGCAACGTATGGTATTCCGGCGAAGCGCATTGGCATATACGGCGGGAGCTACGGCGGTTTCATGACGCTCATGGCGCTCTTCACCGCGCCGGATTATTTCGGCGCCGGCGCTGGACTCCGTAGCGTCACCGACTGGGCGCACTACAACAACGGCTACACCTCGGCGATCCTCAACCTCCCGCAAAACGACACGCTCGCCTACCGTCAGTCGTCCCCAATCTATTTCGCCGAGGGGCTCCGCGCTCCGTTGCTCATGGCACACGGAATGGTCGACACCAACGTCAACTACGAGGATATCGTCCGCCTCACGCAGCGCCTCATCGAGCTTGGCAAGACCGACTGGGAGCTCGCGTCGTATCCGGTCGAGAGCCACTCATTCCTGCGCCCCGATTCATGGACCGACGAGTACACACGCATCTTCAAGCTGTTCGAGCGCACGATCGCCCAGCCGTCTACTTCGACGGTGCACTGA
- a CDS encoding MFS transporter: MAERQKLGRNVIALGTVSFFTDVASEMMYPLLPVFLASVLGASASFIGVIEGAAESVAALLKLASGWWSDRVQSRKGLVLAGYVIASVIRPFTAATHTAAQVLGIRVTDRIGKGIRSTPRDALIAESVDPSIRGRAFGFHAAADNAGAVVGPLVAFGVLYEWHTPLRTVFWLTAIPGALAVLVLWVFVRDVPHPVTHSDRPHMFGADLPSRFWGYLAVVFTFTLGNSTDAFLLLRASQLGVPIALAPVLWALLNFIKSTTGTHGGGLSDRIGRKPLIIGGWLLYAAVYLAFGLAHSAWQAWVLFAVYGVYYGMTEGTEKAMVVDMVPSQRKGTALGWYNLAIGIGALPASLIFGAVWDRAGAPAAFALGAALAFIASLGIVFVNPVVSAPSK; the protein is encoded by the coding sequence ATGGCTGAACGGCAGAAGCTTGGACGCAACGTCATCGCCCTCGGCACGGTGAGTTTCTTCACCGACGTCGCGTCGGAGATGATGTACCCACTTCTGCCCGTGTTTCTTGCTTCCGTGCTCGGAGCGAGCGCGAGCTTCATCGGGGTCATCGAGGGCGCTGCGGAGTCCGTAGCGGCACTGTTGAAATTGGCGAGCGGCTGGTGGTCGGACCGTGTTCAGTCACGCAAGGGATTGGTGCTCGCCGGCTACGTGATAGCGTCCGTCATACGACCGTTCACAGCCGCGACGCACACCGCGGCGCAGGTGCTGGGGATTCGCGTTACCGATCGGATCGGCAAGGGAATACGCTCCACTCCGCGCGATGCTTTGATCGCCGAGTCGGTCGATCCATCGATTCGCGGCCGTGCGTTCGGATTTCACGCGGCTGCCGACAATGCCGGTGCGGTGGTCGGGCCGCTCGTTGCGTTCGGCGTGCTGTATGAATGGCACACGCCCTTGCGAACGGTCTTCTGGCTGACCGCGATTCCGGGCGCGCTCGCGGTGCTGGTGTTGTGGGTGTTCGTGCGCGACGTTCCGCACCCGGTCACGCATTCCGATCGGCCGCACATGTTCGGCGCCGATCTTCCGTCGCGATTCTGGGGTTATCTCGCAGTCGTCTTCACCTTCACGCTCGGCAACTCGACCGATGCGTTCCTGCTACTGCGTGCGAGTCAATTGGGGGTACCGATCGCGCTGGCGCCGGTGCTATGGGCGTTGCTCAACTTCATCAAATCGACGACTGGAACGCATGGCGGCGGGCTGTCGGACAGGATCGGGCGCAAGCCACTGATCATCGGGGGATGGCTGCTGTACGCGGCCGTTTATCTCGCGTTTGGCCTGGCGCACTCGGCGTGGCAGGCGTGGGTGCTGTTCGCGGTCTACGGCGTGTACTATGGCATGACGGAAGGTACAGAGAAGGCAATGGTGGTGGACATGGTGCCGTCACAGCGAAAGGGCACAGCACTTGGCTGGTACAATCTCGCGATCGGCATCGGCGCGCTTCCCGCGTCGCTGATATTCGGCGCGGTGTGGGACCGCGCAGGCGCACCCGCTGCATTCGCGCTGGGTGCGGCGCTGGCGTTCATCGCTTCGCTGGGGATCGTGTTCGTGAACCCTGTCGTCAGTGCACCGTCGAAGTAG
- a CDS encoding acyl-CoA dehydrogenase family protein, with translation MPTNPLDLCDIDSFLSEEERAVRDSVRAFVDDRVLPIIGDAYVEGRFPKELIAGMAELGVLGANLPEQYGCAGLNNVAYGLIMQELERGDSGVRSFASVQGALVMYPIFAFGSDEQKSRLLPSMAKAETIGCFGLTEPDYGSNPAGMITRAREQSDGSWIINGAKMWITNGSTAHVAIIWAKTEDGDDDGHSIRGFVVPTSTPGFSAKNQKGKLSLRASDTSELSLQDVHVPGDALLPRSGGLKSPLMCLTQARYGIAWGAIGAAMYCFEEALSYAGNRVMFGRAIGGFQLQQARLAEMVTEIAKGRLLALHLGRLKDAGRLTPQQVSLAKRNNVNVACDIAREARRLLGGNGILAEYGAMRHMENLESVYTYEGTHDIHTLIIGQAVTGLSAFE, from the coding sequence ATGCCTACGAACCCTCTCGATCTCTGTGACATCGACTCCTTTCTATCAGAAGAGGAACGCGCGGTACGGGACTCCGTCCGCGCGTTCGTCGATGATAGAGTCCTTCCCATCATCGGCGACGCCTATGTAGAAGGGCGTTTTCCGAAGGAGCTCATCGCCGGAATGGCGGAGCTCGGCGTGCTCGGCGCCAATCTGCCGGAGCAGTACGGCTGTGCCGGACTGAACAACGTCGCCTATGGGCTGATCATGCAGGAGCTCGAGCGTGGCGATTCAGGCGTACGGTCATTCGCATCGGTGCAGGGCGCGCTGGTGATGTATCCGATATTCGCGTTCGGTTCCGACGAGCAGAAATCAAGGCTGCTTCCGTCGATGGCAAAGGCCGAGACGATCGGGTGCTTTGGGCTGACCGAGCCGGATTATGGATCGAATCCGGCGGGGATGATAACGCGCGCGCGCGAGCAGTCAGACGGGAGCTGGATCATCAATGGCGCGAAGATGTGGATCACGAACGGATCCACCGCGCACGTCGCGATCATCTGGGCCAAGACCGAAGATGGCGACGACGATGGACATTCGATTCGCGGATTCGTGGTGCCGACATCGACGCCCGGATTCAGCGCGAAGAATCAGAAGGGCAAGCTTTCGTTGCGCGCGTCGGACACGTCGGAGCTGTCGCTGCAGGATGTGCACGTGCCTGGTGATGCATTGCTTCCCAGGTCCGGTGGACTCAAGAGTCCGCTCATGTGCCTGACTCAGGCACGATATGGAATCGCGTGGGGTGCGATCGGCGCTGCGATGTACTGTTTTGAAGAAGCGCTATCGTACGCGGGCAACAGAGTGATGTTCGGTCGCGCGATAGGTGGCTTCCAGTTGCAGCAGGCGCGGCTTGCCGAGATGGTGACGGAGATCGCGAAGGGTCGATTGCTCGCGCTCCATCTCGGGCGACTCAAGGATGCGGGGCGGCTCACGCCGCAACAGGTTTCGCTTGCGAAACGCAACAACGTGAACGTTGCGTGTGACATCGCGCGTGAGGCTCGGCGACTGTTGGGTGGCAACGGGATCCTCGCGGAGTACGGCGCGATGCGACACATGGAGAATCTCGAGAGCGTGTACACGTACGAAGGCACCCACGACATTCACACGTTGATCATTGGACAGGCGGTGACGGGGCTATCGGCGTTCGAGTAG
- a CDS encoding metallophosphoesterase, whose protein sequence is MTTILHVSDLHFGRPAVLEQIDAIERAISERSFDAVAASGDFSQRARAGEFQRAAVFLRDARKFCPVITVPGNHDVAWWFAPVGIGDETKVYANYRQYISGDLEPTLRIDGAYFVGLNTAHGVTARTLTLNPRDISIIGDLTPAQIGKARDRFEHAPPGAAKVVVMHHNPVAGELSQRYGLKHTPRILNKFAEMGVELVLCGHDHQEAVNFIEHPRKGVVVSTAGTVSNRSRGGRPSSYNVITIEPQSITVVTFIWDGEGEFIPGPQRCFER, encoded by the coding sequence ATGACGACGATTCTGCACGTTTCGGATCTGCATTTCGGCCGGCCGGCGGTGCTGGAGCAGATCGACGCAATTGAGCGCGCGATTTCCGAACGTTCGTTCGACGCCGTAGCGGCATCGGGCGATTTTTCGCAGCGGGCGAGGGCAGGGGAATTTCAGCGTGCGGCTGTATTTCTGAGGGATGCGCGGAAATTCTGCCCGGTAATCACCGTCCCGGGGAATCATGACGTTGCGTGGTGGTTTGCGCCGGTCGGCATCGGCGATGAAACAAAAGTCTATGCAAATTACCGTCAGTACATCTCGGGGGATCTCGAACCGACGCTCCGGATCGACGGGGCGTACTTCGTTGGACTGAACACAGCGCACGGGGTGACGGCGCGCACTCTGACTCTCAACCCGCGCGACATCTCGATAATCGGCGACCTTACGCCGGCGCAGATCGGCAAGGCGAGAGACAGGTTCGAGCATGCGCCGCCTGGCGCCGCGAAGGTCGTAGTCATGCATCACAACCCGGTTGCGGGCGAGCTGTCGCAACGGTACGGCCTAAAGCACACGCCGCGCATCCTGAACAAGTTCGCGGAGATGGGCGTGGAGCTGGTGCTGTGCGGCCACGATCATCAGGAAGCGGTGAACTTCATCGAGCATCCACGTAAGGGCGTGGTCGTATCGACTGCGGGGACGGTATCGAACCGTTCGCGGGGCGGGCGTCCATCGTCGTACAACGTCATCACTATAGAACCTCAAAGCATCACGGTTGTGACATTCATATGGGACGGAGAAGGAGAGTTCATTCCAGGACCGCAGCGCTGCTTCGAACGTTGA